ACTGGAGCTGAACATGGACTCAAGTTTTTCTCCATGGCAAATCAACTGAACATGATGGGCAACGGCTATGTGTGGATTGCAACTGACTGGCTGTCTGCATATCTTGATGCTAATTCATCAGTTCCTGCTGACATTATATCTGGCATGCAAGGTGTTCTTACTTTACGGCCACATATCcccaactcaaagatgaagagtAATTTGATCTCCAAGTGGAGCAGGCAAAGTCATAAGTACAACCATAGTGATCTTCGTGTAAATACTTATGGTTTTTATGTTTATGATAGTGTCTGGGCACTAGCTCGGGCTCTTGATGCCTTCTTTGGTGATGGTGGTAGGATTTCCTTTTCAAATGACTCAAAGTTGCACCATGAAGCTGGGGAAACTCTTCACCTTGAAGCAATGAGCATTTTTGACATGGGAAATAAATTATTGGAGAATATCAGAAAGGTAAACTTCACTGGGGCATCTGGGCAAGTGCAATTCGATGCTTCAGGTGACCTCATTCATCCTGCATATGACATTATAAACCTCATCGGAAATGGCATGCGGACCGTTGGTTTTTGGTCAAATTATTCTGGCTTGTTGTCGACCATCTCTCCAGAGGCTCTATATTCAAAGCCTCCTAATACTTCTCTAGCCAATCAGAATCTCTATGATGTTATTTGGCCTGGGGAGACTGCACAGAGGCCTCGAGGGTGGGTTTTCCCTTCTAATGCCAAGGAGTTAAAAATTGGTGTTCCCAACAGATTTAGCTTCAAAGAGTTCGTCACGGAAGACAATGCTACTGGGTCAATTAATGGTTATTGCATCGATGTCTTTACTCAGGCATTGTCCTTGCTTCCTTATCCTGTTAGCTACAAGCTCATACCTTTTGGGAGTGGTACTGAAAATCCTAGTTATGACAAACTCATACAGATGGTTGAATCAAATGTAAGTATGAACGCCACTTTTCTTCTCCTAACCATTTATCATACTGTACTGACCAGGGGCATCTTATCCTGCAGGAGTTTGATGCAGCTATAGGGGATATTGCAATTACAATGAGCCGGACAGTAGCTATAGATTTCACCCAGCCATTCATTGAAACAGGCTTGGTTATCTTGGCTCCAGTTAAAAAGCATATAAAAACATCCTGGGCATTCTTGCAGCCATTTACTTTGGAGATGTGGTGTGTTACAGGGTTGTTCTTTCTTATTGTGGGTGTGGTTGTTTGGGTTCTTGAACATCGAATCAATGAGGATTTCCGGGGTCCACCAAGTCAACAAATAATAACTATTTTCTGGTAAGAAGCTGATGTGCACCTTTTGTATCGTCTTCCTGTATGTCAGTTCTGTTTTCGTAGAAATGTGAAGGTGCATACAGACAAACCTTAGAACAGATGCCTGTTAACATACcacgtgaactactccctccgtccggaaatacttgtcggagaaatggatgtatctagacatatgttagttctagatacatccatttttatcgatttcttcgacaagtaattccgaacggagggagtattatcttGTGGTGGGATGTATATATGCACAGTATGAACCAAGAACTCTACCTATAGACCTGTGTTGCTAAGTGGGTCCTACTTagcttttttcgaaaaggaggtccTACTTAGCTATATATTCGCTTTATGATATTATAATGATTTTCTTCTGTCTTTGCACTTTGCCACATGTATCGCCAAATGCTCTTATAGGCGTGATTTCTTGCTCTCAAATGTGTGATTATAATCTCAATTTTGATTGCCTGTAGGTTCAGCTTTTCGACTCTGTTCTTCTCCCACAGTGAGTAAACTAACCTTCTCTATTATGTGTTTGTTGTTTTTGCTATAAGTAATATTTTTTTCTGGCGCACGACTCACGATTTCATCTGTATCTGCTTGCAGGAGAAGATATTAGGAGTACCTTAGGGCGTGGTGTCCTGATCATATGGCTATTTGTTGTTTTGATCATTGTATCCAGCTATACCGCGAGTCTTACTTCCATCCTGACCGTGCAACAACTTGATACTTCTATAAAAGGAATCGATGACCTGAAAAGTAGTGATGATCCTGTTGGTTTTCAAGTTGGTTCGTTTGCACAAGACTACATGGTTAATGAACTGAACATCTCACGGTCAAGGCTACGggctcttggttccccacaagaatACGCTGATGCCCTGCAGCTAGGCCCTAAGAAAGGAGGTGTTATGGCTATTGTCGACGAGCGCCCCTATGTTGAGCTGTTTTTGTCAACTTACTGCAAGATTGCTGTAGCTGGCTCAGATTTCACCAGCAGAGGATGGGGCTTTGTAAGTACATTTAAACTATATTCTTTAATACAGGTTAGAATATGAGAACACCATATTTTGGTGTTAAAATCCTGGAATAACAGCTTTAATTTTGAATAGTCGTGTGTACTCTCTAGTATCATGCAACTTTCCTTGCACTTGTTTGCGGGTGCAATTCTAAAATCTACATCTACTTTGTTTCACAAATCAAAATGTAGCACCTTACAAAGTTCATTCTACCAGGCATTTCCAAGGGACTCCCCTTTGCAAGTAGACCTGTCCACCGCAATCCTGTCATTGTCAGAGAATGGGGAGCTGCAGCGGATCCGTGACAAGTGGGTCAAGACAAGCGATTGCACAACTGACAACAGCGAGTTTGTTGACTCGGACCAGCTCcgtcttgagagtttttttggccTGTTCCTAATCTGTGGTGTGGCATGTGTCCTTGCGCTGCTCATCTATTTTGGTATCATGCTACGCAAATACCTGAAACATCATCCGAGGAGGAGCCTCAGAAGATTCATTTCGTTCGTCCATAGCAAGGAGCCACCAAAGAACATGGAGAGGCGATCCATGAGCCTGCTTAGAAGCTCGACACCAACAACGCCAATGAGCAGCCTTACTGCCCTTGACATAGAAAGGCTGGCCAGGCCAGTTAGAAATGACAGTGCTATTGACATGGAAAGCTAGTTCATCTGTACAAAGCTAGTGCATGGTATTTGGCAAGTCAGGTGGTCAACTGTTCTGTGTGAAACAACACTGGGGTCAACTAACCTGTGTATAGAGGGGGTTCAAAATTACTTCTTAAGTACTAAAGTTTAAGAAATAAGAGAAGGAAGGATCAGTTTTTTCTTTTCATGACTGTATTTTGGGGGATATTGTGCCGCTTCAGACTTGGCATTTGGTTGTGTGGTCTGTTCATTTGTTTGATTGGGCGTAGTGTGGAAGTCAGTATTGTGTGGACTGAGTCTGCAGGCTGCAGCTAGTACTGTTTGCCATGTGGCGGTGCCTGTAGAATGTCTCTAGAAATGTAGTACTAAACTTTGATGTTCATTCATAAATTAATTGAGATGGAGCTGCACAAAAAATGAGTTACTGTAGTTCTTTTTTGCTCTGTTTTGTCTGAGTTTTATTCAGGGCAACTTTGAAGCTTATCTTAGGGTGGTCACTAGAAAAATGTGTTAGCACCTTCCACAGCTCTAAAGAAGATAATGAAAGAGAA
Above is a window of Triticum aestivum cultivar Chinese Spring chromosome 6B, IWGSC CS RefSeq v2.1, whole genome shotgun sequence DNA encoding:
- the LOC123133406 gene encoding glutamate receptor 3.1-like — its product is MEIAFLTLLVLSLLLFPSGICKSLAAGPPVVNIGSILQFNSTTGGVAEVAIRAALEDINSDPTVLNGTTLKVKIKDTNCFDGFLGMVQGLQFMETDVIAIVGPQCSTISHIISYAANELRVPLMSFASDATLSTIQFPFFVRTGSSDLYQMAAVAALVDYNHWKIVTAIYIDNDYGRNGIIALDDALTAKRCKISYKVSFPSNAKRSELINLLVGVSYMESRVIILHTGAEHGLKFFSMANQLNMMGNGYVWIATDWLSAYLDANSSVPADIISGMQGVLTLRPHIPNSKMKSNLISKWSRQSHKYNHSDLRVNTYGFYVYDSVWALARALDAFFGDGGRISFSNDSKLHHEAGETLHLEAMSIFDMGNKLLENIRKVNFTGASGQVQFDASGDLIHPAYDIINLIGNGMRTVGFWSNYSGLLSTISPEALYSKPPNTSLANQNLYDVIWPGETAQRPRGWVFPSNAKELKIGVPNRFSFKEFVTEDNATGSINGYCIDVFTQALSLLPYPVSYKLIPFGSGTENPSYDKLIQMVESNEFDAAIGDIAITMSRTVAIDFTQPFIETGLVILAPVKKHIKTSWAFLQPFTLEMWCVTGLFFLIVGVVVWVLEHRINEDFRGPPSQQIITIFWFSFSTLFFSHREDIRSTLGRGVLIIWLFVVLIIVSSYTASLTSILTVQQLDTSIKGIDDLKSSDDPVGFQVGSFAQDYMVNELNISRSRLRALGSPQEYADALQLGPKKGGVMAIVDERPYVELFLSTYCKIAVAGSDFTSRGWGFAFPRDSPLQVDLSTAILSLSENGELQRIRDKWVKTSDCTTDNSEFVDSDQLRLESFFGLFLICGVACVLALLIYFGIMLRKYLKHHPRRSLRRFISFVHSKEPPKNMERRSMSLLRSSTPTTPMSSLTALDIERLARPVRNDSAIDMES